From the genome of Halomonas sp. 1513, one region includes:
- a CDS encoding LemA family protein, with translation MSMTSIVLLVIAVALIFYGVSIYNSLVALRNRYQNAFAQIEVQLKRRYDLIPNLVETAKAYMSHERDTLEAVVQARQGAMSGLAAAAEKPGDPKAMAQLSSAEGALGSAMGRLNVVMEAYPDLKASANMQQLSETLTSTENRVAFARQAFNDAVMQYNTYRQRFPTVLLAGTFGHGEDAALLEFEDSEAIQEAPKVSF, from the coding sequence ATGTCGATGACCAGCATTGTTCTACTCGTGATCGCCGTGGCGCTGATTTTCTATGGCGTCAGTATCTACAACAGCCTGGTGGCACTGCGTAATCGCTACCAGAACGCCTTCGCACAGATCGAGGTGCAGCTCAAGCGACGCTACGACCTGATCCCCAACCTGGTCGAGACCGCCAAGGCATACATGTCCCACGAGCGTGACACCCTGGAGGCGGTGGTCCAGGCCCGCCAGGGTGCCATGAGTGGCCTCGCGGCCGCCGCCGAGAAGCCCGGCGACCCCAAGGCCATGGCTCAGCTGTCCAGTGCCGAGGGTGCGCTGGGTTCGGCGATGGGGCGGCTCAACGTGGTGATGGAGGCGTATCCCGATCTCAAGGCCTCGGCCAACATGCAGCAGCTCAGCGAGACCCTGACCAGCACCGAGAACCGCGTCGCCTTCGCCCGCCAGGCCTTCAATGACGCGGTGATGCAGTACAACACCTACCGCCAGCGCTTCCCCACGGTGCTACTGGCCGGCACCTTCGGCCACGGCGAGGATGCCGCGCTGCTCGAGTTCGAGGACAGCGAGGCGATTCAGGAAGCGCCCAAGGTCTCGTTCTAG
- a CDS encoding threonine transporter RhtB: MLLDAQFWPFLIAITLLTMSPGVDTLLVIRNTARGGVRDGVLTSLAICCGLFVHAAVSALGISLILLQSAWAFHLLKLVGAAYLIWLGVQSLLSARRGVALPVAAMGTTRSPVAAWVPLREGLLSNVLNPKTVVFYMAFLPQFIAPSDPALLKSLWLAGVHFLIANLWQIAIVLTVGRAGQWLAKRWVSRCLEGATGTVLIGFGVKLALEQRPA; this comes from the coding sequence ATGCTGCTGGATGCCCAGTTCTGGCCCTTTCTGATCGCCATTACCCTGCTCACCATGAGCCCCGGGGTGGATACTCTGCTGGTGATTCGCAACACCGCCAGGGGCGGGGTGCGCGACGGGGTACTCACCAGCCTGGCGATCTGCTGCGGACTGTTCGTGCATGCCGCGGTGTCGGCGCTAGGGATCTCGCTGATTCTGCTGCAGTCGGCCTGGGCCTTTCATCTGCTCAAGCTGGTGGGCGCCGCCTACCTGATCTGGCTCGGGGTGCAGAGCCTGCTCAGCGCTCGGCGCGGTGTGGCGCTACCGGTCGCCGCCATGGGCACTACACGCTCGCCGGTGGCGGCCTGGGTGCCGCTGCGCGAGGGGCTGCTGTCCAACGTGCTCAATCCCAAGACGGTGGTCTTCTACATGGCCTTTCTGCCGCAGTTCATCGCGCCCAGCGACCCGGCGCTGCTCAAGTCGCTGTGGCTGGCCGGGGTGCATTTCCTGATCGCCAATCTGTGGCAGATCGCCATCGTGCTGACGGTGGGGCGCGCCGGCCAGTGGCTGGCCAAGCGCTGGGTGTCGCGCTGTCTTGAGGGCGCCACCGGCACGGTGCTGATCGGCTTTGGCGTCAAGCTGGCGCTGGAGCAGCGCCCCGCCTAG
- a CDS encoding lipid kinase YegS encodes MTDNTARIILNGKSAQLPEVREAVEALRDAGANLEVRVTWEAGDALRLCAEASDDGIARLIAGGGDGTVNELVNGLMRLDREARPALGVLPLGSANDFANGAGIPLAADEALVLALEATPRQADVVRLADQYYLNMASCGFGAEVTSSTPKAMKRMLGGGAYSLMGALQAWRYKPYQGRLSWPEGESDAPLFLLAIGNGCQAGGGQRLAPSAKLDDGLLEVLIVRDFESLSGLKQALDELEALPACGDYVEYFQTTRLRFDSDAALPLTLDGEPFEWKHFEAEVLPGELSLLLPATSPLLG; translated from the coding sequence ATGACTGACAATACCGCACGTATCATTCTCAACGGCAAGTCGGCCCAGCTACCGGAGGTCAGGGAGGCGGTCGAGGCGCTGCGAGACGCCGGTGCCAACCTCGAGGTGCGCGTCACCTGGGAGGCCGGCGACGCCTTGCGGCTCTGCGCCGAGGCCAGCGATGACGGCATTGCGCGGTTGATCGCCGGCGGTGGCGACGGCACCGTCAATGAACTGGTCAACGGCTTGATGCGGCTCGACCGCGAGGCGCGACCGGCGCTCGGCGTGCTGCCGCTGGGCAGCGCCAACGACTTCGCCAACGGCGCTGGCATTCCGCTGGCGGCCGATGAAGCACTGGTGCTGGCTCTGGAGGCCACACCGCGCCAGGCCGATGTGGTGCGCCTGGCTGATCAGTACTATCTCAACATGGCCTCCTGCGGCTTTGGCGCCGAGGTGACCTCGAGCACGCCCAAGGCCATGAAACGAATGCTCGGCGGTGGCGCCTACTCGCTGATGGGGGCGCTGCAGGCCTGGCGCTACAAGCCCTACCAGGGGCGGCTGAGCTGGCCGGAGGGCGAAAGCGATGCGCCGCTGTTCCTGCTGGCGATCGGCAACGGCTGCCAGGCCGGCGGCGGCCAGCGGCTGGCGCCCTCGGCCAAGCTCGATGACGGCCTGCTGGAAGTGTTGATCGTGCGCGACTTCGAGTCGCTGAGCGGCCTCAAGCAGGCTCTCGATGAGCTTGAGGCCCTGCCGGCCTGCGGCGACTATGTCGAGTATTTCCAGACCACGCGGCTGCGCTTCGACAGCGATGCCGCGCTACCGCTGACGCTGGACGGCGAGCCCTTCGAGTGGAAGCATTTCGAGGCCGAGGTGCTGCCCGGTGAACTGTCGCTACTGCTGCCGGCGACGTCGCCACTCCTCGGCTAA
- a CDS encoding cold-shock protein: MATGTVKWFNDTKGYGFISPDDGGDDLFAHFSEIQAEGFKTLQDGQKVTFEVTQGKKGLQAANIKVAN, from the coding sequence ATGGCAACTGGCACTGTCAAGTGGTTCAACGACACCAAGGGCTACGGCTTCATCTCTCCGGACGACGGCGGCGATGACCTGTTCGCGCACTTCTCCGAGATTCAGGCTGAAGGCTTCAAGACCCTGCAGGACGGCCAGAAGGTGACCTTCGAGGTCACTCAGGGCAAAAAAGGCCTTCAGGCCGCCAACATCAAGGTCGCCAACTAA
- a CDS encoding lytic murein transglycosylase gives MQHIRLARGVVTLFTALALSLPLHADQSRDQAMRDALEAARNQEWSRVDAAGIDDHLLAGYVEYHRLRARLPQAEPGQILDFMERHADSPLAEWMRGQAQTRYGQAGRFGSLLAVSDGVPSGGERQCYYYTALMGSDPAAAAEGGRELWMVGHSQPSACNTLFDRLRANGEISAEDVWSRKMLAWQSGESGLMSYLGRLLGSDWDEARDAVERLRGDFSAVTRVPTQVGPNGRGSSAMFAAAMHGFTRADTEAALEAWRKIAPHLSIDSDARHDIEHDLAFYSMVRDVRQNLAWVDEALPRLVSGSLYELRVRNALARRDWQDARQWLERMPEDTLSDSRWQYWLARSNEMLGNSEAARAAYERAAQGRSFFAFAAADRLDQPYELNMERAAFNDDYRQEVANWPVVQRTEALMRIGEQGLANSEWYAAVARASNQEAHALADYAQRQGWYAKLVQTTITGQMWDALEWRFPQAFHEEFLHWGRMTGVDPYLLMGIARRESAYNTEALSPAGARGLMQIMPGTATQLSRQLGISDPGPYGVLDPALNIRLGSTYIRDMTNRYSGNRLAAAAAYNAGPGRVDRWLRDAPEEFDLFVESIPFRETRDYVQAVLAYRVIFESLANGGDSRGVAMLTPAERNVRYDASLLARN, from the coding sequence GCCCGCAACCAGGAGTGGAGTCGCGTCGATGCCGCCGGCATCGACGACCACCTGCTGGCCGGCTATGTCGAGTACCACCGCCTGCGCGCGCGCCTGCCCCAGGCCGAGCCGGGCCAGATCCTCGACTTCATGGAGCGCCACGCCGACTCGCCGCTGGCCGAGTGGATGCGCGGCCAGGCCCAGACCCGCTACGGCCAGGCCGGCCGTTTCGGCAGCCTGCTCGCGGTCAGCGACGGCGTACCCAGCGGCGGCGAACGCCAGTGCTACTACTACACCGCGCTGATGGGCAGCGACCCGGCCGCCGCCGCCGAGGGCGGTCGCGAGCTGTGGATGGTCGGGCACTCCCAACCCTCGGCCTGCAACACCCTGTTCGACCGCCTGCGCGCCAACGGCGAGATCAGCGCCGAGGACGTCTGGTCGCGCAAGATGCTGGCCTGGCAGAGCGGCGAAAGCGGCTTGATGAGCTACCTCGGGCGGCTGCTCGGCAGCGACTGGGACGAGGCCCGCGACGCCGTGGAGCGGCTGCGCGGTGATTTCTCTGCGGTGACCCGCGTACCCACGCAGGTCGGCCCCAACGGACGCGGCAGCAGCGCGATGTTCGCCGCCGCCATGCACGGCTTCACGCGTGCCGATACCGAAGCCGCGCTGGAGGCGTGGCGCAAGATCGCCCCGCACCTCAGCATCGACAGCGACGCCCGCCACGACATCGAGCATGACCTGGCGTTCTACTCCATGGTCCGCGACGTACGCCAGAACCTGGCCTGGGTCGACGAGGCGCTGCCGCGGCTGGTCAGCGGCAGCCTATATGAGCTGCGCGTGCGCAACGCCCTGGCCCGCCGCGACTGGCAGGACGCCCGGCAGTGGCTGGAGAGAATGCCCGAGGACACCCTCAGTGACAGCCGCTGGCAGTACTGGCTGGCACGCAGCAACGAGATGCTCGGCAACAGCGAGGCGGCCCGCGCCGCCTATGAGCGCGCGGCCCAGGGGCGCAGTTTCTTCGCCTTCGCCGCCGCGGATCGCCTCGACCAGCCCTATGAACTCAACATGGAGCGCGCCGCGTTCAACGACGACTATCGCCAGGAGGTCGCCAACTGGCCGGTGGTGCAGCGCACCGAGGCGCTGATGCGCATCGGTGAGCAGGGTCTGGCCAACAGCGAGTGGTATGCCGCCGTGGCCCGCGCCAGCAACCAGGAGGCCCACGCCCTGGCCGACTACGCCCAGCGCCAGGGCTGGTACGCCAAGCTGGTGCAGACCACCATCACCGGCCAGATGTGGGATGCCCTGGAGTGGCGCTTCCCGCAGGCGTTCCATGAGGAGTTCCTGCACTGGGGGCGGATGACCGGCGTCGACCCCTACCTGCTGATGGGCATCGCCCGCCGCGAGAGCGCCTACAACACCGAGGCGCTGTCGCCGGCCGGCGCCCGCGGCCTGATGCAGATCATGCCCGGCACCGCCACCCAGCTCAGCCGCCAGCTGGGTATCAGCGACCCGGGCCCCTACGGCGTGCTCGACCCGGCGCTCAATATCCGCCTCGGTAGCACCTACATCCGCGATATGACCAACCGCTACAGCGGCAATCGTCTGGCCGCCGCCGCGGCCTACAACGCTGGCCCCGGCCGCGTCGACCGCTGGCTGCGCGACGCGCCGGAGGAGTTCGACCTGTTCGTCGAGAGCATCCCGTTCCGCGAGACCCGCGACTACGTGCAGGCGGTGCTCGCCTACCGGGTAATCTTCGAGAGCCTGGCCAACGGCGGCGACAGCCGTGGTGTGGCGATGCTCACCCCGGCCGAGCGCAACGTACGCTATGACGCCTCGCTATTAGCCCGCAACTGA
- a CDS encoding aminopeptidase N: MSAPQPTYLHDYQPPAHRVTHTELTFDLAPGATRVKARLHVERHPEREDAAESPLVLDGELLTLKAIAIDGQPLDADEYRVSDSQLIVHRVPERFLLDTEVEIAPEANTALEGLYQSNGMYCTQCEAEGFRRITYYPDRPDVMATFSTTVIGDIRREPVLLSNGNPVERGELPGGRHFVTWEDPHPKPCYLFALVAGDLKKVEDSFTTVSGREVALQIWVEEENLDKTDHAMASLKRAMRWDEETYGREYDLDLFMIVAVNDFNMGAMENKGLNIFNSAAVLTHPQTATDAAFQRVEGIVAHEYFHNWSGNRVTCRDWFQLSLKEGFTVFRDQCFSADTNSAPVKRIEDVAFFRTAQFAEDDGPTAHPIRPDHYIEISNFYTLTIYEKGAEVVRMLRNLVGWEAFREGSDRYFERFDGQAVTIEDFVDCMAEASGLDLGQFMRWYSQAGTPEIDAHGEYDYAKSEYHLTLRQRTPATPGQPDKRPLHIPVRLGLVGTKSGEDLRMTLDGEVIGKDAVVHLREDEQHFVFTDIAEAPVPSLLRGFSAPVRLRFPYSREDLAFLLTHDSDGFNRWDAGQRLALLALDDLIAAHRNGVEKVMDVRVVEAFRGLLHADTDDKAVLAEMLTLPSEAYIAEQQPMVDVDAIHAARTFVKQSLAVALRDDFLRVYHDNASDAPYAPEPEQIAARSLKNVALSYLMSIEDEEGIELAQRQFSAGHNMTDVRCALTLLTHSSRGDLADPALRLFSEKWAHDPLVMDQWFSIQVTRPQSDVLDRVTFLMDHPAFSLKNPNRVRALIGAFAGQNRVNFHRIDGAGYRLLADVVIELNRLNPEIAARLITPLTRWQRFDEQRQALMKTELERIRAEELSPNVFEVVEKALAE; encoded by the coding sequence ATGTCAGCACCCCAGCCGACGTATCTGCATGACTACCAGCCGCCCGCTCACCGGGTCACCCACACCGAACTGACCTTCGATCTCGCCCCCGGCGCCACCCGGGTCAAGGCGCGGCTGCATGTGGAACGTCATCCTGAGCGTGAGGATGCCGCCGAATCGCCGCTGGTACTCGACGGTGAGCTGCTGACGCTCAAGGCCATCGCCATCGACGGCCAGCCCCTCGACGCCGACGAGTATCGCGTTAGCGACAGCCAGCTGATCGTGCACCGGGTGCCCGAGCGCTTCCTGCTCGACACCGAGGTGGAGATCGCCCCCGAAGCGAACACCGCCCTGGAAGGCCTCTACCAGTCCAACGGCATGTACTGCACCCAGTGCGAGGCCGAGGGCTTCCGGCGCATCACCTATTACCCCGACCGTCCCGATGTGATGGCGACGTTTTCCACCACCGTGATCGGCGATATCCGGCGCGAGCCGGTGCTGCTCTCCAACGGCAATCCGGTGGAGCGCGGCGAGCTGCCCGGCGGGCGCCACTTCGTGACCTGGGAAGACCCGCACCCCAAGCCCTGCTACCTGTTCGCGCTGGTGGCCGGTGACCTCAAGAAGGTCGAGGACAGTTTCACCACCGTGAGCGGGCGCGAGGTGGCGCTGCAGATCTGGGTCGAGGAGGAGAACCTCGACAAAACCGACCACGCCATGGCCTCGCTGAAGCGCGCCATGCGCTGGGACGAGGAGACCTACGGCCGCGAGTATGACCTCGACCTGTTCATGATCGTCGCGGTCAACGACTTCAACATGGGCGCGATGGAGAACAAGGGCCTCAACATCTTCAACTCGGCAGCGGTGCTGACCCACCCGCAGACCGCCACTGACGCCGCCTTCCAGCGCGTCGAGGGTATCGTCGCCCACGAGTACTTCCACAACTGGTCGGGCAATCGGGTGACCTGCCGCGACTGGTTCCAGCTCTCGCTCAAGGAGGGCTTCACGGTCTTCCGCGACCAGTGCTTCTCGGCCGACACCAACTCGGCGCCGGTCAAGCGCATCGAGGACGTGGCCTTCTTCCGCACCGCCCAGTTCGCCGAGGACGACGGCCCCACCGCCCACCCGATCCGCCCCGACCACTATATCGAGATCTCCAACTTCTACACCCTGACCATCTATGAGAAGGGTGCCGAGGTGGTGCGCATGCTGCGCAATCTCGTCGGTTGGGAGGCCTTTCGAGAGGGCAGTGATCGCTACTTCGAACGCTTCGACGGCCAGGCGGTGACCATCGAGGATTTCGTCGACTGCATGGCCGAGGCCTCGGGGCTCGACCTCGGCCAGTTCATGCGCTGGTACTCCCAGGCCGGCACCCCGGAGATCGACGCCCACGGCGAGTACGACTACGCCAAGTCCGAGTATCACCTGACGCTGCGCCAGCGTACCCCGGCCACGCCGGGCCAGCCCGACAAGCGGCCGCTGCACATCCCGGTCCGCCTGGGCCTGGTCGGTACCAAGTCCGGCGAGGACCTGCGCATGACCCTGGATGGCGAGGTGATCGGCAAGGACGCGGTGGTCCACCTGCGCGAGGACGAGCAGCACTTCGTGTTCACCGATATCGCCGAAGCCCCGGTGCCGTCGCTGCTGCGCGGCTTCTCGGCGCCGGTCAGGCTGCGCTTCCCCTACTCGCGGGAAGATCTGGCCTTCCTGCTGACCCACGATTCCGACGGCTTCAACCGCTGGGACGCCGGCCAGCGCCTGGCGCTGCTGGCGCTGGATGACCTGATCGCCGCCCACCGCAATGGCGTCGAGAAGGTCATGGACGTGCGCGTGGTCGAGGCCTTCCGCGGCCTGCTGCATGCCGATACGGACGACAAGGCGGTGCTCGCCGAGATGCTCACGCTGCCCTCCGAGGCGTACATCGCCGAGCAGCAGCCGATGGTCGACGTCGATGCGATCCACGCCGCGCGCACCTTCGTCAAGCAGTCGCTGGCGGTGGCGCTGCGCGACGACTTCCTGCGCGTCTATCATGACAACGCCAGCGACGCGCCCTATGCGCCAGAGCCCGAGCAGATCGCTGCGCGCAGCCTCAAGAACGTGGCGCTGTCGTACCTGATGAGCATCGAGGACGAAGAGGGCATAGAGCTGGCCCAGCGCCAGTTCAGCGCCGGCCACAACATGACCGACGTGCGCTGCGCGCTGACCCTGCTGACCCACAGCTCACGCGGCGATCTGGCCGATCCGGCGCTCAGGCTGTTCAGCGAGAAGTGGGCCCACGACCCGCTGGTCATGGACCAGTGGTTCAGCATCCAGGTGACGCGGCCGCAGTCCGACGTGCTCGACCGGGTGACGTTCCTGATGGATCACCCGGCCTTCTCGCTCAAGAATCCCAATCGGGTGCGCGCATTGATCGGCGCCTTCGCCGGCCAGAACCGCGTCAATTTCCACCGCATCGACGGCGCCGGCTACCGGCTGCTGGCCGACGTGGTGATCGAGCTCAATCGTCTCAATCCGGAGATCGCCGCGCGCCTCATCACCCCGCTGACCCGCTGGCAGCGTTTCGACGAGCAGCGCCAGGCGTTGATGAAGACCGAGCTGGAGCGAATTCGTGCCGAGGAGCTGTCGCCCAACGTCTTCGAGGTGGTGGAGAAGGCGCTGGCGGAATAG